A window of Reinekea marina contains these coding sequences:
- the rpoC gene encoding DNA-directed RNA polymerase subunit beta': MKDLLNLLKTQGQAEEFDSIRIGLASPDMIRSWSFGEVKKPETINYRTFKPERDGLFCARIFGPIKDYECLCGKYKRLKHRGVICEKCGVEVTQSKVRRERMGHIELAAPVAHIWFLKSLPSRIGLMLDMTLRDIERILYYESFVVIDPGLTSLEKAQLLTDEEYYEAIEEFGDDFDARMGAEAVQKLLEAIDLEADIAELREAIPATNSETKIKKLSKRLKLLEAFHKSGNLPTWMVMQVLPVLPPDLRPLVPLDGGRFATSDLNDLYRRVINRNNRLKRLLELAAPDIIVRNEKRMLQESVDALLDNGRRGRAITGSNRRPLKSLADMIKGKQGRFRQNLLGKRVDYSGRSVIVVGPTLRLHQCGLPKKMALELFKPFIFSKLEHRGLATTIKAAKKMVEREEPIVWDILDEVIREHPVMLNRAPTLHRLGIQAFEPVLIEGKAINLHPLVCAAYNADFDGDQMAVHIPLTLEAQLEARALMMSTNNILSPASGEPIIVPSQDVVLGLYYMTRGRLNAKGENMVFSNIAEVERAYGAGQVALQAMVKVRINEVSYTEDGERVETSTIKDTTVGRSILYSIAPEGMPFEMFNKPMKKKAISGLLNECYRSVGLKETVIFADQIMYMGFSYATKSGASIGVNDFVIPQAKYDILAASEAEVQEVEEQFAQGLITQGEKYNKVVDLWSRSNDQIAKAMMEGISKEFVTDRDGNEVEQDSFNAVFMMADSGARGSATQIRQLAGMRGLMAKPDGSIIENPIKANFREGLSVGEYFISTHGARKGLADTALKTASSGYLTRRLVDVAQDVVVTEEDCGTEAGVTLEPIIDGGDIVVPLTELVLGRVAAGDVLDPNTNETVVPAGTMFDEKSVELLNTHSIDLIKVRSPITCDTRFGICAQCYGRDLARGHRINIGEAVGIIAAQSIGEPGTQLTMRTFHIGGAASSSSAVDNIQVRHGGSVHLHNVKTVTREDGHLVVVSRSGLLAIADENGRERERYKLPYGSVVSVQHGAKVDAGEVIVRWDPHTHPIVAENNGKLQFIGMDEGVTINRKVDELTGVSSTEVIPQAQRNAAGKEIRPLIKMLDGDGNEVMIGNTNQPVQYFLPDGALLSLSDGAEVSVGDVLARIPQESSGNKDITGGLPRVADLFEARKPKESAILAEISGTFSFGKETKGKKRIVITPTDGSEGYEELIPKWRQMNVFEGEHVEKGEVLSDGPMNPHDILRVLGVEALAKYIVKEIQEVYRLQGVVINDKHIEVITRQMLRKALITDSGDTNFIKGDQVEYMNLLEGNDAANEQNKQEAKFERVLLGITKASLATESFISAASFQETTRVLTEGAVTGKRDYLRGLKENVVVGRLIPAGTGLAYHAERKRKRLERTGEKPTISASEVEAALSQALNK; this comes from the coding sequence ATGAAAGATTTATTAAATTTACTGAAAACCCAAGGCCAAGCGGAAGAGTTTGACTCTATACGTATTGGCTTGGCCTCTCCGGATATGATCCGTTCTTGGTCTTTCGGTGAAGTAAAAAAGCCAGAAACAATTAACTACCGTACTTTCAAGCCAGAGCGTGATGGTTTGTTTTGTGCGCGTATTTTTGGACCCATTAAAGACTACGAATGCCTATGCGGAAAGTATAAGCGTTTAAAACATCGTGGTGTTATCTGTGAAAAGTGTGGCGTTGAAGTTACCCAATCTAAAGTGCGTCGTGAGCGCATGGGTCATATTGAATTAGCGGCACCAGTAGCACACATTTGGTTCTTAAAATCTTTGCCATCTCGTATCGGCTTAATGCTTGATATGACGTTGCGTGATATTGAACGCATTTTGTATTACGAATCATTTGTTGTGATCGATCCAGGCTTAACTAGCCTAGAAAAAGCACAGCTTTTAACAGATGAAGAATACTACGAAGCGATCGAAGAATTTGGTGATGACTTCGATGCCCGAATGGGTGCTGAAGCCGTACAGAAATTATTAGAAGCGATTGATTTAGAAGCTGATATTGCAGAGTTGCGTGAAGCGATTCCAGCAACTAACTCAGAAACTAAAATCAAGAAACTGTCTAAGCGTTTGAAGTTGCTAGAAGCTTTCCATAAGTCGGGCAACTTGCCGACGTGGATGGTGATGCAAGTTCTTCCTGTATTACCACCAGATTTACGTCCGTTAGTACCGTTAGATGGTGGCCGTTTTGCAACCTCTGACTTGAACGATTTATACCGTCGCGTGATCAACCGTAACAACCGTTTAAAGCGTTTGTTAGAGTTAGCGGCACCAGACATCATCGTTCGTAACGAAAAACGTATGCTTCAAGAATCTGTTGATGCCTTGTTAGATAACGGTCGTCGCGGTCGAGCTATTACTGGCTCAAACCGTCGCCCACTGAAATCTTTGGCTGACATGATTAAAGGTAAGCAAGGTCGTTTCCGTCAAAACTTACTTGGTAAGCGTGTAGATTACTCTGGTCGTTCGGTGATCGTTGTAGGACCTACTCTACGTTTACATCAGTGTGGTCTTCCTAAGAAGATGGCATTGGAATTATTCAAGCCATTCATTTTTAGCAAGCTTGAGCACCGTGGTTTAGCAACGACGATCAAAGCAGCTAAAAAGATGGTTGAACGCGAAGAGCCGATCGTTTGGGACATCCTTGACGAAGTGATTCGTGAACACCCAGTAATGCTTAACCGTGCACCAACACTTCACCGTTTGGGTATTCAAGCGTTTGAACCCGTGTTGATTGAAGGTAAGGCTATTAACTTGCACCCGTTAGTATGTGCGGCCTATAACGCCGACTTCGACGGTGACCAAATGGCTGTACACATTCCGTTGACGCTAGAAGCGCAATTGGAAGCACGTGCGTTGATGATGTCTACCAACAACATCTTATCGCCAGCATCGGGTGAACCGATTATTGTTCCTTCGCAAGACGTTGTCTTGGGTCTGTATTACATGACTCGTGGCCGCTTAAATGCGAAAGGCGAAAACATGGTGTTCTCTAACATCGCAGAAGTTGAACGTGCTTATGGTGCGGGTCAAGTTGCGTTGCAAGCCATGGTTAAAGTTCGTATTAACGAAGTGAGCTACACCGAAGATGGTGAGCGAGTAGAGACATCTACGATCAAAGATACTACTGTTGGTCGTTCAATTCTTTATTCGATCGCGCCGGAAGGCATGCCGTTTGAAATGTTCAACAAACCAATGAAAAAGAAAGCAATTTCTGGATTGTTGAACGAGTGTTATCGCTCGGTTGGATTAAAAGAAACAGTTATTTTCGCTGACCAAATCATGTACATGGGCTTTAGTTACGCAACTAAGTCAGGTGCTTCAATTGGTGTGAATGACTTTGTTATTCCACAAGCGAAATACGACATCTTGGCCGCTTCTGAAGCGGAAGTACAAGAAGTTGAAGAACAGTTTGCTCAGGGTTTAATTACTCAGGGCGAGAAATACAACAAAGTTGTCGATTTATGGTCACGTTCAAACGACCAAATTGCTAAAGCGATGATGGAAGGTATTTCTAAAGAGTTTGTTACCGATAGAGATGGTAATGAAGTTGAGCAAGACTCATTCAACGCCGTATTTATGATGGCCGATTCAGGTGCACGTGGTAGTGCCACCCAGATTCGTCAGCTAGCAGGTATGCGTGGATTGATGGCTAAGCCAGATGGCTCAATTATTGAGAACCCAATTAAGGCAAACTTCCGTGAAGGTCTGTCGGTTGGTGAATACTTCATCTCTACCCACGGTGCTCGTAAAGGTTTGGCCGATACGGCATTGAAGACAGCGTCATCGGGTTACTTGACACGTCGTCTTGTAGACGTAGCTCAAGATGTTGTGGTAACTGAAGAAGATTGTGGTACAGAAGCCGGTGTTACACTTGAACCAATTATTGATGGTGGTGATATTGTTGTACCACTTACAGAGTTGGTATTAGGCCGAGTAGCCGCGGGTGATGTACTTGATCCAAATACAAATGAAACCGTGGTGCCTGCAGGTACCATGTTCGATGAGAAGTCTGTTGAGTTGTTGAACACTCACAGCATCGATCTCATCAAAGTACGTTCGCCAATTACCTGTGATACACGCTTCGGTATTTGTGCTCAGTGTTACGGACGTGACTTAGCACGTGGCCACCGTATTAACATTGGTGAGGCAGTTGGTATTATTGCGGCTCAGTCAATTGGTGAGCCGGGTACACAGTTAACGATGCGTACGTTCCACATTGGTGGTGCAGCCTCTAGCTCATCTGCTGTCGATAACATTCAAGTTCGTCACGGTGGTTCTGTACATCTTCACAATGTGAAGACAGTAACCCGTGAAGATGGTCACCTAGTAGTGGTCAGCCGTTCTGGATTGTTGGCGATTGCTGATGAAAACGGTCGTGAGCGTGAGCGTTATAAGCTTCCTTACGGTTCTGTTGTTAGCGTTCAACACGGTGCTAAAGTGGATGCGGGTGAAGTTATTGTTCGCTGGGATCCACACACACACCCAATTGTTGCTGAAAACAACGGTAAGTTGCAGTTCATTGGTATGGACGAAGGCGTAACCATTAACCGTAAGGTTGATGAGTTGACCGGTGTAAGCAGTACAGAAGTTATTCCACAGGCACAGCGTAATGCAGCGGGTAAAGAAATTCGTCCGTTGATCAAGATGCTAGATGGCGACGGCAACGAAGTGATGATTGGTAACACCAATCAACCCGTACAATACTTCTTACCAGATGGCGCTCTGTTGAGCTTGTCAGACGGCGCTGAAGTGAGTGTTGGTGACGTACTTGCACGTATTCCACAGGAAAGCAGTGGTAACAAAGATATTACCGGTGGTCTACCGCGTGTTGCAGATTTATTTGAGGCTCGTAAGCCTAAAGAATCAGCCATTCTTGCGGAGATCTCAGGTACTTTCAGTTTCGGTAAAGAAACGAAAGGCAAGAAGCGTATTGTCATTACCCCGACTGACGGCTCTGAAGGCTACGAAGAATTGATTCCTAAATGGCGTCAAATGAACGTATTCGAAGGTGAGCACGTTGAGAAAGGTGAAGTCTTGTCTGATGGACCGATGAATCCACATGATATTTTGCGTGTATTGGGTGTTGAAGCTCTTGCGAAATATATCGTGAAAGAGATTCAGGAAGTTTATCGCTTACAAGGCGTTGTAATTAACGATAAGCACATCGAAGTTATTACCCGTCAGATGTTGCGTAAAGCCCTTATCACCGATAGTGGCGACACCAACTTCATTAAAGGTGATCAGGTAGAATACATGAATCTACTTGAAGGTAACGACGCTGCGAACGAGCAAAATAAGCAAGAAGCTAAGTTTGAGCGTGTGCTATTAGGTATTACGAAAGCATCGCTAGCGACTGAATCTTTCATCTCTGCCGCGTCATTCCAGGAAACGACTCGAGTATTGACTGAAGGTGCGGTAACGGGCAAACGTGATTACTTACGCGGATTGAAAGAAAACGTGGTCGTGGGCCGCTTAATTCCAGCAGGTACAGGCTTAGCCTACCATGCGGAACGTAAGCGCAAGCGCCTAGAACGCACCGGTGAAAAGCCGACTATCAGTGCATCTGAAGTCGAAGCAGCTTTAAGCCAAGCGTTAAACAAATAG
- the rpsL gene encoding 30S ribosomal protein S12: MATINQLVRKPRKRITAASAVRALEACPQRRGVCTRVYTTTPKKPNSALRKVCRVRLTNGYEVSSYIGGEGHNLQEHSVVLIRGGRVKDLPGVRYHTVRGALDTSGVNDRKQARSKYGTKRPKS; the protein is encoded by the coding sequence ATGGCTACAATTAACCAATTGGTTCGTAAACCGCGTAAGCGTATTACAGCCGCAAGTGCAGTAAGAGCGTTAGAAGCATGCCCGCAACGTCGTGGCGTATGTACTCGCGTATACACTACTACACCAAAGAAACCGAACTCAGCATTACGTAAAGTTTGTCGTGTTCGTTTAACTAACGGTTACGAAGTTTCTTCGTACATCGGCGGTGAAGGTCACAACCTTCAAGAGCACAGTGTTGTTCTAATCCGTGGTGGTCGTGTTAAAGATTTACCGGGTGTTCGTTACCACACAGTTCGTGGTGCACTAGATACTTCTGGTGTTAACGATCGTAAACAGGCTCGTTCTAAGTACGGTACTAAACGTCCTAAGAGCTAA
- the rpsG gene encoding 30S ribosomal protein S7 codes for MPRRRVAAKREILPDPKFGNQTLAKFMNHIMVDGKKSIAEKIVYGALDIVQDKGNENPLEVFEKSLESIAPLVEVKSRRVGGATYQVPVEVRPSRREALAMRWLVEAARKRGEKSMRQRLAGELLDSAEGKGAAVKKREDVHRMADANKAFSHYRF; via the coding sequence ATGCCAAGAAGACGCGTCGCTGCAAAGCGTGAAATATTACCAGATCCTAAATTTGGTAACCAAACTTTAGCGAAGTTCATGAACCACATCATGGTTGATGGCAAGAAATCTATCGCTGAAAAGATCGTGTACGGTGCTTTAGACATCGTTCAAGATAAGGGTAACGAAAACCCTCTCGAAGTTTTCGAGAAATCTTTAGAAAGTATTGCTCCACTGGTCGAGGTTAAATCTCGTCGTGTTGGTGGTGCTACTTACCAGGTTCCTGTAGAAGTTCGCCCTTCTCGTCGTGAAGCTCTAGCCATGCGTTGGTTAGTTGAAGCTGCACGTAAACGTGGCGAAAAAAGTATGCGTCAGCGCTTAGCGGGTGAGCTATTAGACTCAGCTGAAGGTAAGGGTGCAGCAGTTAAGAAACGTGAAGACGTGCATCGTATGGCTGACGCCAACAAGGCATTCTCTCACTACCGCTTCTAA
- the fusA gene encoding elongation factor G, with amino-acid sequence MARKTPLARYRNIGIVAHVDAGKTTTTERVLYYTGLSHKLGEVHDGAATMDWMEQEQERGITITSAATTCFWSGMAQQFENHRINIIDTPGHVDFTIEVERSLRVLDGAVVVLCASSGVQPQTETVWRQANKYHVPRMVFVNKMDRTGADFFRVLTQLKERVGANPVALQLPIGAEDEFKGVVDLIKMKSIHWNEADNGMTFDYGDIPAELQDLADEYRLHLVEAAAEANDDLMEKYMETETLSEDDIKAGLRARTIAGEIVLTHCGSAFKNKGVQAVLDSVIEYMPSPTEVKAIDGILPDESHTTVSVDDDAPFAALAFKIATDPFVGTLTFVRVYGGILKSGDAVYNSVRGKKDRVGRMVQMHANNREEIKELMAGDIGALIGMKEVVTGDTFCDPNHIVTLERMDFPEPVISVAVEPRTKADQEKMGVALGKLAQEDPSFKVHTDEETGQTIIGGQGELHLDIIVDRMRREFNVEANVGAPQVAYRERIRKGCNVDSKFARQSGGRGQYGHVIVKFELADDPNAEKLEFVNETVGGSVPKEYIPAVEKGIAEQMKNGVLAGYPLLGLKATLFDGSYHDVDSNEMAFKVAASMAVRKLKEQADPALLEPVMKVEVVTPEDYMGDVMGDLNRRRGTVQGMEDSPMGKIINAEVPLSEMFGYATALRSLSQGRASYTMEFAQYNEAPANVVEEIIKKS; translated from the coding sequence GTGGCTCGTAAAACTCCCCTGGCACGATACCGGAATATTGGTATCGTTGCGCACGTAGATGCGGGTAAAACCACAACTACTGAGCGTGTGCTTTATTACACCGGTTTGTCGCATAAGCTCGGTGAAGTACATGACGGTGCAGCAACGATGGACTGGATGGAGCAAGAGCAGGAGCGTGGTATCACTATCACCTCCGCGGCTACAACTTGCTTTTGGTCCGGTATGGCCCAACAGTTCGAAAATCACCGCATCAACATTATTGATACCCCTGGGCACGTAGACTTCACTATTGAAGTTGAACGTTCTCTCAGAGTACTCGATGGTGCTGTTGTGGTGCTTTGTGCATCGTCTGGTGTGCAGCCTCAAACCGAGACGGTTTGGCGGCAAGCGAATAAATATCACGTTCCTCGAATGGTTTTCGTCAATAAGATGGACCGAACGGGTGCTGATTTTTTCCGCGTATTAACGCAGTTAAAAGAACGTGTCGGTGCGAATCCAGTTGCATTGCAATTGCCGATTGGTGCTGAAGATGAATTCAAAGGTGTCGTTGACCTTATTAAGATGAAGTCTATCCATTGGAACGAAGCAGACAATGGTATGACTTTCGATTACGGCGACATCCCTGCCGAACTTCAAGACTTAGCCGATGAATACAGATTGCACCTCGTTGAAGCTGCGGCCGAAGCGAATGACGATCTGATGGAAAAGTACATGGAGACAGAAACGCTTTCAGAAGATGATATTAAGGCCGGTTTGCGTGCCCGTACTATCGCTGGTGAAATCGTACTAACTCATTGTGGTTCAGCATTTAAAAACAAAGGTGTGCAAGCGGTTCTCGACAGTGTAATCGAATACATGCCTTCTCCTACCGAAGTTAAAGCCATTGACGGTATTTTACCGGATGAATCTCACACGACTGTTTCTGTAGACGATGACGCACCTTTTGCAGCGTTAGCGTTTAAAATTGCAACAGATCCCTTTGTGGGCACTTTAACCTTTGTACGTGTATACGGCGGCATCCTAAAATCGGGTGATGCAGTATATAACTCGGTACGAGGCAAAAAAGATCGAGTGGGTCGCATGGTGCAAATGCATGCGAACAATCGAGAAGAAATCAAAGAGCTGATGGCAGGTGATATTGGCGCGCTTATCGGTATGAAAGAAGTGGTTACAGGAGATACCTTCTGTGATCCGAATCATATCGTCACCTTAGAGCGTATGGATTTTCCTGAGCCGGTAATTTCAGTAGCCGTTGAGCCAAGAACCAAAGCTGACCAAGAAAAGATGGGCGTTGCACTCGGTAAACTTGCGCAAGAAGATCCATCTTTTAAAGTGCATACAGATGAAGAGACAGGCCAAACGATCATTGGTGGTCAAGGTGAATTACACCTAGACATTATTGTTGATCGAATGCGCCGTGAGTTCAACGTTGAAGCTAATGTGGGTGCACCGCAAGTTGCTTACCGTGAACGCATTCGTAAAGGATGCAATGTTGATTCTAAATTTGCACGTCAGTCGGGCGGCCGTGGTCAGTATGGTCACGTTATTGTTAAGTTCGAATTGGCAGACGACCCGAATGCTGAAAAGCTAGAGTTTGTAAATGAAACAGTCGGCGGATCTGTTCCTAAGGAATATATCCCAGCGGTTGAGAAAGGCATTGCTGAACAAATGAAAAACGGTGTGTTGGCGGGTTACCCATTATTGGGGCTTAAAGCCACATTGTTTGATGGTTCGTATCATGATGTTGACTCAAACGAAATGGCGTTTAAAGTTGCAGCATCTATGGCTGTACGCAAACTTAAAGAACAGGCAGACCCAGCATTACTCGAACCGGTAATGAAGGTTGAGGTGGTAACGCCTGAAGACTACATGGGCGATGTCATGGGCGATTTAAACCGTCGTCGAGGCACCGTTCAAGGTATGGAAGACAGTCCGATGGGTAAAATCATCAACGCTGAAGTACCGTTGTCGGAAATGTTTGGTTATGCAACCGCATTGCGATCGCTATCGCAAGGCCGAGCGTCTTATACAATGGAGTTTGCGCAGTACAATGAAGCTCCTGCGAATGTTGTAGAAGAAATTATTAAAAAATCTTAA
- the tuf gene encoding elongation factor Tu, with product MGKATFERTKPHVNVGTIGHVDHGKTTLTAALTRVCAEVWGGAAVAFDGIDNAPEERERGITISTSHVEYDSPIRHYAHVDCPGHADYVKNMITGAAQMDGAILVCGATDGPMPQTREHILLSGQVGVPFIVVFLNKADLLAEDCGGVGSEEYAEMLELVEMEIRDLLSQYDFPGDDAPIIAGSALMALEGKDDDGLGTTAVKSLVEALDSYIPEPERAIDMPFLLPIEDVFSISGRGTVVTGRVERGIINSGDEVEIVGIKETTKTVVTGVEMFRKLLDEGRAGENIGALLRGTKREEIERGQVLSKPGSITPHTKFEAEVYVLSKDEGGRHTPFFKGYRPQFYFRTTDVTGACELPEGVEMVMPGDNIKMEVELIAPIAMDEGLRFAIREGGRTVGAGVVAKIID from the coding sequence ATGGGTAAGGCTACATTTGAACGTACTAAGCCCCACGTTAACGTGGGCACAATTGGTCACGTTGACCATGGTAAAACAACTTTAACAGCTGCGCTAACGCGTGTTTGTGCTGAAGTTTGGGGCGGCGCTGCCGTTGCATTCGACGGTATCGATAACGCTCCTGAAGAGCGTGAGCGTGGTATCACTATTTCAACTTCTCACGTTGAATACGATTCACCAATCCGTCACTACGCACACGTAGACTGCCCGGGTCACGCCGATTATGTTAAAAACATGATCACTGGTGCGGCTCAGATGGACGGCGCGATCTTGGTTTGTGGCGCGACTGACGGCCCTATGCCTCAGACTCGTGAGCACATCCTATTATCTGGTCAGGTAGGTGTTCCTTTCATCGTAGTATTCTTAAACAAAGCCGATCTTCTTGCTGAAGACTGTGGTGGTGTTGGTTCTGAAGAATACGCTGAGATGTTAGAGTTAGTTGAAATGGAAATCCGTGACCTATTGTCACAGTACGATTTCCCTGGCGACGATGCGCCAATCATTGCAGGTTCTGCATTGATGGCTCTAGAAGGTAAAGATGACGACGGTCTTGGTACTACAGCGGTTAAGTCTCTAGTTGAAGCACTAGACTCTTACATCCCTGAGCCAGAGCGTGCGATCGACATGCCTTTCTTGCTACCAATTGAAGATGTATTCTCAATTTCTGGTCGTGGTACTGTTGTAACCGGTCGTGTTGAGCGCGGTATCATCAACTCTGGTGACGAAGTTGAAATCGTTGGTATCAAAGAAACAACTAAGACTGTTGTAACTGGTGTTGAAATGTTCCGTAAGCTGCTTGACGAAGGTCGTGCAGGTGAGAACATTGGTGCCCTTCTACGTGGTACTAAGCGTGAAGAGATCGAGCGTGGACAAGTATTGTCTAAGCCTGGTTCAATCACTCCGCACACTAAGTTCGAAGCTGAAGTATACGTACTAAGCAAAGACGAAGGTGGCCGTCACACGCCATTCTTCAAAGGTTACCGTCCACAGTTCTACTTCCGTACAACTGACGTAACAGGTGCTTGTGAGCTTCCTGAAGGCGTAGAAATGGTAATGCCTGGTGACAACATTAAGATGGAAGTTGAGTTAATCGCTCCTATCGCAATGGATGAAGGTCTACGTTTCGCGATCCGTGAAGGTGGCCGTACCGTTGGTGCTGGTGTTGTAGCTAAAATCATCGACTAA
- a CDS encoding TSUP family transporter: MTDLATWQYVTIGLIFIWSGFVRSGLGFGGAALALPLLLLVVNEPLFFLPIISIQLLIFSSWIAWTGYKQSKALKKSSPESALDGGNINWAYLKKSLKIIIVPKLLGVLGLLTLPAQWVTIIIFAMISFFAVSYIINKPFKSNHKGWDLFFLGLGGYFSGTSLIGAPLIVSVYAAHVPRHQIRDTLFVLWFILVLIKMASFIFAGVNLQLIQQLWLLPCAFVGHILGTKFHEYIQTQSNEKFFRVIGVALLLVCTVGIATNLTS, from the coding sequence TTGACCGATTTAGCGACCTGGCAGTACGTCACAATTGGACTTATTTTTATTTGGAGTGGTTTTGTACGCAGTGGGTTAGGATTCGGTGGCGCAGCACTTGCACTGCCTTTGCTATTACTCGTTGTAAATGAGCCACTGTTTTTCTTACCTATTATATCTATTCAATTACTTATCTTTTCCAGCTGGATTGCATGGACTGGCTACAAACAATCCAAAGCATTGAAAAAATCATCACCTGAGAGTGCGCTTGATGGTGGCAATATAAACTGGGCTTACTTAAAAAAGTCCTTAAAAATAATCATCGTCCCTAAGTTACTCGGGGTACTTGGTTTGCTTACGCTTCCGGCTCAATGGGTTACCATCATTATTTTTGCAATGATTAGCTTTTTCGCTGTGTCTTATATTATTAATAAGCCGTTTAAAAGTAATCATAAAGGCTGGGATCTGTTCTTTCTAGGACTTGGAGGGTATTTCAGCGGTACCTCTTTAATTGGTGCACCTTTAATTGTGTCAGTATACGCAGCTCATGTGCCACGACATCAAATAAGAGACACTCTGTTTGTTCTGTGGTTTATTCTTGTGTTAATTAAAATGGCTTCGTTTATTTTTGCCGGTGTAAATCTACAACTTATTCAGCAACTTTGGTTACTTCCTTGTGCATTCGTAGGTCACATTCTAGGTACGAAATTTCATGAATACATTCAAACTCAAAGTAACGAAAAGTTTTTCCGGGTGATCGGAGTTGCATTGCTGTTGGTCTGCACAGTAGGCATAGCAACCAACTTAACCTCCTAA
- a CDS encoding phosphoribosyltransferase, with protein sequence MSRSQCEDSMKKTYLTGESLLTDSFALGKKILDSGFEPTFIIAVWRGGAPIGIAVQEFLSFHGIESDHIAIRTSSYASGIDQQAKTVKVHDLNYLVKRVQQEDSLLIVDDVFDTGRSIKAIKSELAQKTRLNLPHDIRIAVPYYKPTRSEVDFEPDYFIHETSAWLKYPHSLEGLTHQEMAEQRPNLYQIIKDSLPNN encoded by the coding sequence ATGAGTCGGTCTCAATGCGAGGATTCTATGAAGAAAACCTATTTAACGGGCGAGTCTCTATTAACCGACTCCTTTGCACTTGGTAAAAAAATTCTAGACAGCGGTTTTGAGCCTACATTCATCATCGCAGTTTGGCGTGGTGGTGCGCCGATCGGTATTGCGGTTCAAGAATTTCTAAGTTTCCACGGCATTGAATCGGACCATATTGCGATACGAACAAGCTCTTATGCCAGCGGCATCGACCAACAAGCCAAAACTGTAAAGGTCCACGATTTAAACTATCTGGTAAAACGCGTCCAACAAGAAGATTCGCTGCTCATAGTCGATGATGTTTTTGATACTGGCCGCTCGATAAAGGCTATAAAATCTGAACTTGCACAAAAGACCCGCCTCAATTTACCACACGATATTCGTATCGCCGTACCTTATTATAAACCCACTCGTAGCGAAGTAGACTTTGAGCCAGACTACTTTATTCACGAAACTTCAGCTTGGCTTAAGTATCCCCATTCACTTGAAGGCTTAACCCATCAAGAGATGGCTGAACAACGGCCCAACCTCTACCAGATTATCAAAGACTCATTACCAAATAACTAA
- a CDS encoding phosphoribosyltransferase, whose protein sequence is MRPTHVCGLMALFTTGTNHTAKVDAVKEAIMKKHFLDEDTLIEDSFRLGVQIFESGYRPTFIVGLWRGGSAVGIYVQECLQTLGVETDHISIRTSYKGMNSYDSMVSKPDKIKVHGTQYLIDNLNASDRLLIVDDVFSTGQSISATLNRLSTQLKRNMPSEIKVATLFKRLDYNRTSVQPDYCLHQTHDWLVFPYEMKGLSKEEILEHKPFLAKYL, encoded by the coding sequence TTGAGACCGACTCATGTTTGTGGCTTAATGGCTCTATTCACCACGGGTACTAATCATACTGCCAAGGTAGACGCAGTAAAAGAGGCAATCATGAAAAAACACTTTTTAGATGAAGATACCTTGATCGAAGATTCATTTCGGTTAGGTGTGCAAATATTTGAAAGTGGCTATAGGCCAACATTTATTGTTGGCTTGTGGCGTGGTGGAAGTGCCGTCGGTATATATGTGCAAGAATGCCTGCAAACATTGGGCGTAGAAACCGACCACATATCTATTCGGACATCATATAAAGGTATGAACAGTTATGACTCAATGGTGTCTAAGCCAGACAAAATTAAAGTACATGGCACGCAATATTTGATTGATAACTTAAATGCAAGCGATCGATTACTCATTGTGGATGATGTTTTTAGCACCGGCCAAAGCATCAGCGCAACCTTGAATCGTTTGTCGACTCAACTAAAGAGAAACATGCCCAGCGAAATAAAAGTAGCCACATTATTTAAGCGATTAGACTATAACCGTACATCGGTTCAGCCAGATTATTGTTTGCACCAAACACACGATTGGTTGGTGTTTCCATATGAAATGAAAGGTTTAAGCAAAGAGGAGATTCTCGAGCATAAACCTTTTTTAGCGAAGTACTTATAG